The sequence GTGGATACATATCGCAAGAGATTTCTCATAGAAGAAACATTCAGAGATTACAAAAGTGGCATGGGCTTTGGGAAATATTCGAATGGGATGGATGGAAAGAGATTGCTTGCTTTGTTATCTATATACACGCTTTCGTATATGAGTATGTATGAAATGACGAAAGGGATTGTCAAAGACGGAAGATATTCTTTTCACACGAGATTCAGAAATAAGATGATTTACACCATGGGTAAAGATATTTTCTTTGAGAATCTGAACAATCTCAGAGTTTCTCATAGGGCCTTCAAATAATATTTACTTTCATTTGTTAACTTGGGGCCCTGGCAGGCGCACAATGTGAGTTATCGAACTTCATCAAACAAAATGAAAATTAATGGTAAAATAATGAAAAGAAAAGAAAAGAGACTATCTTGGATGTTGAAAATAAAAAATTGAAATATTCTAGAAAATCAAGAACGAAACAAAAATAGTTCTTAGCAAGAACAAAGAAAACAAGGAAGAAGGTGTAAGGATGCATATCGTTATTGCCGGAAACGGTGTAAGTGCGATAACGTTTTTGAAAGAAATAAAGAGAGAATCCAAAAACGTGGAAATAGATGTATTTAGTGAGGAAGCAAGACCATTTTATTGGAGGCCGCGCCTTATAGAAGTGATGGCTAACGAAGCGAGTATAGAAGAGATAACACCTTACGATGAAAAATGGTATGAAGAACACAACGCAAAGTTACATCTTTCAGAATCGATTGTGGAAATTGACACTAAAAACAAAAAAGCTAAAACCTCAAAGGGGAATATCGTCGAATACGATGCTTTCATCTTCGCAAACGGTGCTAAACCATTCTTGCTTCCCGTTCCAGGAAATGATCTGAAAAACGTTTACACGATAAGGACTTACGAAGATGTCGAAAAAATAAAATCCCATTACGGAAAGTCGAATAAATTCGTGATCATAGGTGGGGGCGTTCTAGGAATAGAAACGGCAGCTGCCTTGAACAGAGCAGGTGAAAAAGAAGTCTCAATTGTAGAGTTCTTTCCGTACCTTTTGCCACGGCAGCTTGACAAACCAGGGGCTTTCGTGCTGAAGGAAGTGTTGGAAAGAAAATATCCTTTGAAATTCCTTCTTGGAAAGGCTACATCACGAATTGTCGGTAGCGATAAAGTAAAAGGCGTTGAATTTTCAGATAAAACCTCTGTAAAAGCGGATGTGGTCATATTTTCAACTGGAGTAAGACCCAACGTTGAAGTTGCCAAAAAGGCAGGCATAAAGGTTGAAAAGGGAATAGTGGTCGATGACACTTTGAAAACAAATGTAGATGATGTTTACGCCATTGGGGATGTGGCTCAGCACAAAGGAAGAGTATACGGCATCGTTCCACCAGCCGTTGAACAAGCTAGAACGTTGGCAAAAATCCTTTTCTCTGATGAAAAAGTAAAATATGAAGGCAGCATAATGGCGAACACGTTAAAAGTTGCCGGAGTCGATCTTTTATCGGTAGGAAAAATCGATCCAGATTCTGGAAATGTGATTTTCTCCTCCCAGGGAGATACTAATAAAGGTCTCTACAAAAAAGTGGTCGTTGAAGACGGCAGTTTTGTTGGCGTTGTGAGCGTTGGAATAGATAAGAAAAGCGCATTCAAATTGAAGAAGTTGGTAGACGAAAAGAAAGAACCAACTTCTTCAATTTTCCAATACGTAAAATTCGATGATGAGGAGGAATGACAATGAAAGATTACCTTTATTCTGCCGATGAGCTTCTTGAAATGGCTTTGAAAATAGAGGAAGATGGAGAAAGATTTTACACGTATCTTTCAGAAAAGTTTGAAGATCCACGAAAGAAAGAATTCTTCTCTTATCTTGCCTCGCAAGAAAAAGAACACGCCAAAACCTTTAAAGAACTTTCAAATGGATTGGTTGAAGAAACAGATCCAATCTTTTGGGAAGAAACTTCAAAATACGTGAAAAGTACCGTTGAGAACAAGGTGTTCCCAAGTCTACAGGATATGATAAAGAAATCCGAAAACATGACGGTAAATGATTTGCTCGATTTCGCAATTTCTATAGAAAAAGAAACTGTTATATTCTACGAAGAACTGTACGATCTGGTGCGCGAAAAAAAGTCAAAAGAGATATTAACCAAGATAATACGGGAAGAAGTTTCCCACGTTAGAAAACTTTCCTTGTTAAAGGGATAAAGGAGGATTTAAAATGAAAAAAGTGTACGTGTTAATGGCAATCATCATCTTGTCTGCGGTAGCCTCTGTGGCGTTGGCAAGCGGAGTAATGAGTTTTGTTCCCCAGGATACTGGCTTTGTTCTGAGCTTTACAAACAATTCGCAAAATTACGGTGCCCTCAAGAAAATAAACGTCTTCTCGTTCTTACTCAACGATCTTGGAATTGAAAATCTGATACAGGCCTCTGTAAGCCAAACCGCCGTATCAATTGGAACAAAATCATCTGAAGTATGGAAAATGACAGAAAACGACTTTGTCGTATTCGGTAATTTCAGCGTGCAAAACCTTCAAGCGAATTTCGCAATAGTCTTAAAAGGAAAATCAAAGATATTACTCGACTTGCTTTCAGCGCTTGTTGGTGGAAACACAGGCACAAAGAATGTAAATGGCTACGAGATGAAAACCTTTGAAACCAACGGCATCACTATTTATATCGTTGATCATGATAATTATGTCCTTGCCTCAAATTCTCCGGAGCTTCTCGCCACTTCTATAAAAACTTACGAAAACAACTCAGCATCTTTCACATTCCCCAGTAATGTCGTATCTGATGCTTGGTTTAAGTTTTACATGAAAAACAATGAAATGACAAAAGAATCCACTTTAGATACGATACCGGTTGATGGATACGGATATGGTGAAGTAAAAGATGGCATGTTGGTCATTACAGGTGCTTCCGATTTTGAATACAAAGACAAAAGCTTGAAAGCCAAACTTCTTTCCTTTAAGCCAAATGCCAAATCACTGGAAGACATGCCTGCAACAGGTGATTTTTGGTTGGGCATAGACGTGGCTGACCCTGTAGAATTTTACGATTTGGTCAAAGAATACGCCAAAGATTTTGGGTTAAGCAAAGAAGACATGTCAAAATTCGAAGGAAGAGAACTGGCCCAGCATTTCAACGGAAAGGTATTCATGAATGCCAGCCTTGCATCTGAGAACACCAATTTTGTCGCAACCCTTTACCTTTCAAAAGATATTTCCGAATACATACCGGAATTTTCCAAAGACGCCTCTGCCACTTTCACATGGAAAGGACATACCGTTTTAAGAGATGACACGGTTGAAGGCACCAAAACCACTCATACGTACACCGTATTTTATCCAGATAAAGTGATAATAAGCGATATTGCACCTGAAGAACAAGGGACATTCATCAATTCTTCATCGTCCGCCAAGGAAATGGGAAGCTTTTCCTCTTTTGAAAATCGTTTATGGGATAAATCATTCTTGATAGGATACATGGATGTTGGCAGCTTGGTAAAATCTCTTCTTCAATATCCTTTAACATCTGGAGCACTTTTCCAAATGAAATTTGATAAAAATGCCAACTTGATATGGCAGCTGATGATAAAGTAAATTTCTTGGAAGACCAGAAATGAAAAAATACAGGGAAATATAAAAAGTAAAGCAAGAAAGGGAGAAAAAAGAATGAGGAATATTTCTAAAACCGTTGATGCAATAGAATCATCGCTGACGTTACGTATAGATTCAAAAGCAAAAGCCATGAAAAAAGAGGGAAAAGATCTTGTCCTCTTTACAGCCGGAGAACCTGACTTTGATACCCCTCAAGCGGTAAAAGAAGCCGCCATCGAAGCCATAAATGCAAACTTTACCAAGTACACCAAGTCAAGTGGAATAATAGAATTGAGAGAGGGTATCTGTGAAAAATTGAAAAAAGATAATGGTCTCGAATATTCTCCAGATGAAATAGTCGTTTCAAATGGAGGAAAACAAGCACTGTTCAACATATTTGGCGCAATACTCAATCCAGGTGATGAGGTAATCGTATTGACTCCAGCATGGGTCAGCTATTCCCCTCAAATCAAAATGTGGAAAGCGAAGCCAACTGAGGTGAAAACTTATCCAGAAAATGACTATCTTCCTCAAGAAGAAGACTTAGAAAAAGCTATAACCGATAAAACCAAAGCCATTCTTTTCAACTCTCCCAACAACCCAACAGGCGCCGTTTATGACAAAAGGACACTTGAAATGTTGGCTCACATCGCACAAAAACATGATCTATACATAGTAGCTGACGAAGTATACGAGAAGATGGTTTACGATCTTCCACACATTTCCATAGCCTCTTTCGATGGCATGAAAGAGAGGACCTTGATAATAAACGGCTTTTCTAAAAGTCATGCCATGACAGGATGGAGGGTGGGATATTCCGTTGCCTCACTGAACATATCAAAACAGATTTCAAAAATTCAATCGCACACGACTTCTAACATAAACTCCATTACTCAAAAAGCAGCTTTGAAGGCGTTAAGCGTTGATACCAAATACATGATGGACGAATACAAAAAACGTCGTGACTTGATAAGTGACATGCTATCAAATGCAAATTTCAAATTCTTCAAACCAAAAGGTGCTTTCTACGTTATGGTAAATATGACCGAATTTTTGACAGATGAAAAAAATACGGAAGATCTTTGCATGGAGTTGATGGAAAAAGCTGGCGTTGCGCTTATTCCTGCAGATGCGTTTGGAGCAAAAGGGTTCGTAAGGATTTCATTTGCAACATCTCAGGAGCTCATTAAAAAAGGAATAAACAGGCTAATTGAGTACTTGAAATAAAATCAAAGTTATCATATAATCAAATAGCACTACGAAAAGGGCGTTGTTTTTCGCGTTTCCAGCCCGTAAAATATGGGAAACGGAATCATAAATGATTCCGTTTCCTTTTTTTGAAAGCAGCTTCGAATTCATACCGATTGGAGGAATGTAAATGAAAAAAAGCACCGTGGATATCAAAAGGTTAACAATCAACTCAGCGTTTATAGCTCTCAGCGTCGTTTTAGAGAGATTTTTATCCCTGAGAATATCCTTTTTCGGTGTGGAAGGTGTGAGAATAGGTATAGGAGCATTGCCAATATTTTTGTCTGGATTTATATTTGAACCTATGGATGGGCTTATCGTTGGCGCGTTAAGCGATTTGGTAGGATATTTTATAAGCCCAATGGGAATTTACATGCCACAGTTTACCCTCACATCCGCTTTAACTGGCTGGATCCCGGCCATTGTATACAAGTATTTCTTCAGACGAAAGTTGAACTTTCTTTCACTTTTTGTAGCAATAGGAATTGGGCAATTCATAACGGATGTCGTGATGGTACCGTATTTTATACATACTCTTTTTCATGTTCCGTATGCAGTTTTAATGCCAACAAGGGCTATCGGTTATGCCATAATGCTTTTTGTATATCCTGTCCTTACCTTACCTGTAATGAAAAGGATCCCTGCCGTTCGTCAGATGGTTCTTACCAAAAAAGTTGAATGAAACCTTTTTGCATTGTTAAGTCCTTATATTTTGCCAAGAATACAAACCTAACAAAGTTTTTTCTTCTTCGCCTTTCCCTCCCTATTTTTGAAGTTTCTGTCAAAACATATGAAGACGCCATACAAGATGCGAAATAACAGAGTTGGAGGCACAGGATGTGCCGAGAAAGCGAATCTAACAGTTTTTTCTTCTTCCCCTTTCTCTTTATCGAAACCCAAGCCAGCACTTATGAACTCTCCATCTGGAGACTCATAAAAACGAGGTTGGGAAACACACGGATGTGTTGAGAAAGCGAAGCACTCATGGACGAGTGTCTGAGCGTGCCTCGTTTTTTGGGTCGTAAGATGGGTAAAAGAGTGAATCCGGGCTGGCTTGGGTTTCGATAAATATCTTCAATGATCACCTTTTTCCACCAATCAAAATCGTTACTTTCACCTCCATCAGGAGTTGTATAATTAAAAAAGGATTTGATTCATTAAAAAGAAGGTGATCTTTCAACGAAAAAGGTAAGCGTGATCTTTTTTATAATTTTTTTGGGGACAACACTTGTTCTATTCGCTTCTTCTCCATGGGCATTGGTGCTGTCAGGTGGTGGAGCACGTGGTGCTTATGAAGCTGGCGCGCTGAAAGCTATAAAAGAGTTAAATCTGAACGTAAAAGGCGTTTACGGTACATCAGTGGGTGCTTTGAACGGCGCGTTTTACGTTCAAGACGATGTAACTGAATTGTACGAGATGTGGCAAAACCTTTCTCTTGAAAATGTCATGGAGCTTCCATCTACCTCTTCCACAAATATTTTCAGGCTTCCTCTTTCGAAAATATACAAAGTCATCTCATCGGGTGGGTTCAACGTTTCGCCTCTGGCATTCCTGATTTCCAAGCATCTTGATGAAGAAAAAGTGAGAAAAAGCGGGATTGATTTTGGGCTTGTCACCATAGATGTTTCAAACTTTGTTCCTCTGGAGCTGTATATATCAGACATACCATCCGGAAAATTGATCGACTATCTTATGGCAAGTGCAAATTATCCTCTTTTTCAAAGGTGGAAAATAGGAAAAAACATTTATATAGATG is a genomic window of Mesoaciditoga lauensis cd-1655R = DSM 25116 containing:
- a CDS encoding NAD(P)/FAD-dependent oxidoreductase — translated: MHIVIAGNGVSAITFLKEIKRESKNVEIDVFSEEARPFYWRPRLIEVMANEASIEEITPYDEKWYEEHNAKLHLSESIVEIDTKNKKAKTSKGNIVEYDAFIFANGAKPFLLPVPGNDLKNVYTIRTYEDVEKIKSHYGKSNKFVIIGGGVLGIETAAALNRAGEKEVSIVEFFPYLLPRQLDKPGAFVLKEVLERKYPLKFLLGKATSRIVGSDKVKGVEFSDKTSVKADVVIFSTGVRPNVEVAKKAGIKVEKGIVVDDTLKTNVDDVYAIGDVAQHKGRVYGIVPPAVEQARTLAKILFSDEKVKYEGSIMANTLKVAGVDLLSVGKIDPDSGNVIFSSQGDTNKGLYKKVVVEDGSFVGVVSVGIDKKSAFKLKKLVDEKKEPTSSIFQYVKFDDEEE
- a CDS encoding ferritin-like domain-containing protein, whose amino-acid sequence is MKDYLYSADELLEMALKIEEDGERFYTYLSEKFEDPRKKEFFSYLASQEKEHAKTFKELSNGLVEETDPIFWEETSKYVKSTVENKVFPSLQDMIKKSENMTVNDLLDFAISIEKETVIFYEELYDLVREKKSKEILTKIIREEVSHVRKLSLLKG
- the aspC gene encoding aspartate aminotransferase; the encoded protein is MRNISKTVDAIESSLTLRIDSKAKAMKKEGKDLVLFTAGEPDFDTPQAVKEAAIEAINANFTKYTKSSGIIELREGICEKLKKDNGLEYSPDEIVVSNGGKQALFNIFGAILNPGDEVIVLTPAWVSYSPQIKMWKAKPTEVKTYPENDYLPQEEDLEKAITDKTKAILFNSPNNPTGAVYDKRTLEMLAHIAQKHDLYIVADEVYEKMVYDLPHISIASFDGMKERTLIINGFSKSHAMTGWRVGYSVASLNISKQISKIQSHTTSNINSITQKAALKALSVDTKYMMDEYKKRRDLISDMLSNANFKFFKPKGAFYVMVNMTEFLTDEKNTEDLCMELMEKAGVALIPADAFGAKGFVRISFATSQELIKKGINRLIEYLK
- a CDS encoding folate family ECF transporter S component, with amino-acid sequence MKKSTVDIKRLTINSAFIALSVVLERFLSLRISFFGVEGVRIGIGALPIFLSGFIFEPMDGLIVGALSDLVGYFISPMGIYMPQFTLTSALTGWIPAIVYKYFFRRKLNFLSLFVAIGIGQFITDVVMVPYFIHTLFHVPYAVLMPTRAIGYAIMLFVYPVLTLPVMKRIPAVRQMVLTKKVE